A window of Candidatus Zymogenus saltonus contains these coding sequences:
- a CDS encoding tetratricopeptide repeat protein: MKLKRNTSVIISLTVLLAINMFACMSMDDPEMWYLKGLRYHKKYWYKDAIECFDKAISLDQNYVDAYYARSLSYKEEGLYGDALKDLNKVIELDPNYRNVYNNRGSVYSKLCMYDKAIEDLDRAIAIDPKNSNAYYNRGSTYSKMEMYNEAIRDYTMVISLDSKNAYTYYSRGFINYKMERWDDAERDMRAACSLGYDGACSSLEKVIKEKNLGK; encoded by the coding sequence ATGAAGCTGAAAAGGAATACGTCGGTCATTATTTCTTTAACGGTACTTTTAGCAATTAATATGTTTGCATGTATGTCGATGGATGACCCCGAAATGTGGTACCTCAAGGGGCTGAGATATCATAAGAAATACTGGTATAAAGATGCGATCGAGTGTTTCGACAAGGCCATCTCTTTAGATCAAAATTACGTAGATGCATATTACGCCAGAAGTCTTTCATATAAAGAGGAGGGATTATACGGTGATGCGCTAAAGGACTTAAATAAGGTAATCGAGCTCGATCCAAATTATAGGAATGTATACAACAATCGGGGAAGTGTCTACTCCAAACTGTGTATGTACGACAAGGCTATAGAGGATTTAGACAGGGCAATAGCCATCGATCCAAAAAACAGCAACGCTTACTACAACCGGGGCTCAACATACAGCAAGATGGAAATGTACAATGAGGCCATCAGAGACTACACTATGGTAATAAGCTTGGACAGTAAAAATGCATATACATACTACTCTAGAGGCTTCATTAATTATAAGATGGAGAGATGGGATGATGCGGAAAGGGACATGAGAGCGGCGTGCTCTTTAGGTTATGATGGAGCATGTTCGAGCTTGGAAAAGGTAATCAAAGAAAAAAATTTGGGAAAATGA